One window of the Nicotiana tabacum cultivar K326 chromosome 4, ASM71507v2, whole genome shotgun sequence genome contains the following:
- the LOC107825054 gene encoding glycine-rich RNA-binding protein RZ1C-like isoform X2: MNEICRTADSAAQVMLDRDTGRPRGFGFLTYADRRAMEDAIREMDGAEFGDRAITVNKAQPKMGSEDPDHGYGGGYLSGGRASYGGGNRSVGQDTCFSCGRPGHWARDCPLEGGGRGARPLTPPRSRYGGGGRGDRFGSDRDRYMDDRYDRGNYADRERYDSRYGNRDRYTSGRYPPGGDRLGNRYGGSDRYPQNGYGKERGFDRDVGPRGVGDRYEAGGPAREGRSYRDRAGPYDRPQRGGRPPSFDRY; encoded by the exons ATGAATGAAATCTGCAGGACTGCAGATTCCGCCGCCCAA GTTATGCTGGACAGAGACACTGGTCGCCCTCGTGGATTTGGGTTCTTAACATATGCAGACCGCCGGGCAATGGAGGACGCGATAAGAGAAATGGATGGTGCAGAGTTTGGTGATAGGGCAATCACAGTGAACAAGGCCCAACCAAAGATGGGAAGTGAGGATCCTGACCATGGCTATGGTGGAGGTTACTTATCAGGTGGCAGGGCAAGCTATGGTGGGGGTAATAGGTCAGTTGGGCAAGATACTTGCTTCAGCTGTGGTCGCCCTGGCCATTGGGCCAGAGACTGTCCATTAGAAGGAGGTGGCCGTGGTGCTCGACCACTAACACCCCCTCGTTCTAGGTATGGCGGTGGTGGACGTGGGGATAGGTTTGGAAGTGACCGTGATAGGTACATGGATGACCGGTATGATAGAGGGAACTATGCTGATAGGGAGCGCTATGACAGCAGATACGGGAACCGTGATCGATACACTAGTGGCAG GTACCCTCCTGGTGGTGATCGCTTGGGCAACAGGTATGGGGGTTCTGACCGCTACCCTCAGAATGGTTATGGCAAAGAGAGAGGTTTTGATAGGGATGTAGGCCCGAGAGGTGTGGGTGACAGATATGAAGCTGGAGGGCCAGCCCGAGAAGGAAGAAGCTACAGAGATAGAGCGGGACCATATGACCGCCCTCAAAGGGGAGGACGCCCACCTTCCTTTGACCGTTACTGA
- the LOC107825054 gene encoding glycine-rich RNA-binding protein RZ1C-like isoform X1, which produces MSGKVGDYRIFVGGLSSDITERQLEDAFSPFGKIVDCQVMLDRDTGRPRGFGFLTYADRRAMEDAIREMDGAEFGDRAITVNKAQPKMGSEDPDHGYGGGYLSGGRASYGGGNRSVGQDTCFSCGRPGHWARDCPLEGGGRGARPLTPPRSRYGGGGRGDRFGSDRDRYMDDRYDRGNYADRERYDSRYGNRDRYTSGRYPPGGDRLGNRYGGSDRYPQNGYGKERGFDRDVGPRGVGDRYEAGGPAREGRSYRDRAGPYDRPQRGGRPPSFDRY; this is translated from the exons atgtcAGGGAAGGTGGGAGATTATCGTATATTTGTAGGAGGGTTATCATCGGACATCACTGAACGTCAGCTGGAAGATGCCTTTAGCCCTTTCGGTAAAATTGTTGATTGTCAG GTTATGCTGGACAGAGACACTGGTCGCCCTCGTGGATTTGGGTTCTTAACATATGCAGACCGCCGGGCAATGGAGGACGCGATAAGAGAAATGGATGGTGCAGAGTTTGGTGATAGGGCAATCACAGTGAACAAGGCCCAACCAAAGATGGGAAGTGAGGATCCTGACCATGGCTATGGTGGAGGTTACTTATCAGGTGGCAGGGCAAGCTATGGTGGGGGTAATAGGTCAGTTGGGCAAGATACTTGCTTCAGCTGTGGTCGCCCTGGCCATTGGGCCAGAGACTGTCCATTAGAAGGAGGTGGCCGTGGTGCTCGACCACTAACACCCCCTCGTTCTAGGTATGGCGGTGGTGGACGTGGGGATAGGTTTGGAAGTGACCGTGATAGGTACATGGATGACCGGTATGATAGAGGGAACTATGCTGATAGGGAGCGCTATGACAGCAGATACGGGAACCGTGATCGATACACTAGTGGCAG GTACCCTCCTGGTGGTGATCGCTTGGGCAACAGGTATGGGGGTTCTGACCGCTACCCTCAGAATGGTTATGGCAAAGAGAGAGGTTTTGATAGGGATGTAGGCCCGAGAGGTGTGGGTGACAGATATGAAGCTGGAGGGCCAGCCCGAGAAGGAAGAAGCTACAGAGATAGAGCGGGACCATATGACCGCCCTCAAAGGGGAGGACGCCCACCTTCCTTTGACCGTTACTGA
- the LOC107825054 gene encoding glycine-rich RNA-binding protein RZ1C-like isoform X3, whose translation MLDRDTGRPRGFGFLTYADRRAMEDAIREMDGAEFGDRAITVNKAQPKMGSEDPDHGYGGGYLSGGRASYGGGNRSVGQDTCFSCGRPGHWARDCPLEGGGRGARPLTPPRSRYGGGGRGDRFGSDRDRYMDDRYDRGNYADRERYDSRYGNRDRYTSGRYPPGGDRLGNRYGGSDRYPQNGYGKERGFDRDVGPRGVGDRYEAGGPAREGRSYRDRAGPYDRPQRGGRPPSFDRY comes from the exons ATGCTGGACAGAGACACTGGTCGCCCTCGTGGATTTGGGTTCTTAACATATGCAGACCGCCGGGCAATGGAGGACGCGATAAGAGAAATGGATGGTGCAGAGTTTGGTGATAGGGCAATCACAGTGAACAAGGCCCAACCAAAGATGGGAAGTGAGGATCCTGACCATGGCTATGGTGGAGGTTACTTATCAGGTGGCAGGGCAAGCTATGGTGGGGGTAATAGGTCAGTTGGGCAAGATACTTGCTTCAGCTGTGGTCGCCCTGGCCATTGGGCCAGAGACTGTCCATTAGAAGGAGGTGGCCGTGGTGCTCGACCACTAACACCCCCTCGTTCTAGGTATGGCGGTGGTGGACGTGGGGATAGGTTTGGAAGTGACCGTGATAGGTACATGGATGACCGGTATGATAGAGGGAACTATGCTGATAGGGAGCGCTATGACAGCAGATACGGGAACCGTGATCGATACACTAGTGGCAG GTACCCTCCTGGTGGTGATCGCTTGGGCAACAGGTATGGGGGTTCTGACCGCTACCCTCAGAATGGTTATGGCAAAGAGAGAGGTTTTGATAGGGATGTAGGCCCGAGAGGTGTGGGTGACAGATATGAAGCTGGAGGGCCAGCCCGAGAAGGAAGAAGCTACAGAGATAGAGCGGGACCATATGACCGCCCTCAAAGGGGAGGACGCCCACCTTCCTTTGACCGTTACTGA